A portion of the Pan troglodytes isolate AG18354 chromosome 10, NHGRI_mPanTro3-v2.0_pri, whole genome shotgun sequence genome contains these proteins:
- the LOC107967638 gene encoding high mobility group protein HMG-I/HMG-Y-like, whose amino-acid sequence MSESSSKSSQPLASKQEKEGTEKRGRGRPRKQPPMSPGTALVGSQKEPSEVPTPKRPRGRPKGSKNKGAAKTRKTTITPGRKPRGRPKKLEK is encoded by the coding sequence ATGAGCGAGTCGAGCTCGAAGTCCAGCCAGCCCTTGGCCTCCAAGCAGGAAAAGGAGGGCACTGAGAAGCGGGGCCGGGGCAGGCCGCGCAAGCAGCCTCCGATGAGTCCTGGGACAGCGCTTGTAGGGAGTCAGAAGGAGCCCAGCGAAGTGCCAACACCTAAGAGACCTCGGGGCCGACCAAAGGGAAGCAAAAACAAGGGTGCCGCCAAGACCCGGAAAACCACCATAACTCCAGGAAGGAAACCAAGGGGCAGACCCAAAAAACTGGAGAAGTAG